TATATCTGCTCTCCGAGCTGCTGATGCCCgtatttttttgaaaatttcatGACAGTTTACTCTTGGTAATTTCTCATGCTGTTCTGTTCTGTTCTGCACCTGAAGGGGGTCCTCTTACGCTCTACAGGGACCTGGTGAGCCAAGGGAAGCTCCGGCATGACGTGTACCAGGAAAACGTTGCCTCCGAGTTAGACAGCCTGCTCGGGAGGCTCGAGCGGTACGAGATGGAGATGGAGGATTACCATGTAAGTTGCCGACGGCTCCGAGTTAGACAGCTTGCTCTGAGTAGCACTAGGTGCATTTTTTGTTATTCAGGGAGATTGTTTCGTGGCGTCTGAGTGAGTGCCTTTGCGTGAAGTGCAGACAAAGCTGTCTATGTGGGACAGTACCCGGGAGAACGAACGGCGGAGGCTTCTCCTTGAAGAAGCCGAGGATAAGCAGCACGATGGGGTGTGGATAGATGAGAAAAGGGGATTTCTCGATAAGTTGATTTCACGGTAATATTTCTTCTCCTGACTGGGTACGTTCGGTGTAAAACCATCAAATAATTGATACCAATAGTTTTGTATTCTAACTTCCAGTGCTGCTGTTCATATATGACTATATATCCTCTGCCAAATGATGTAAATTTTTCCTACTGATAACTCTTTAGTAAGGTGTTCGTGCAAATAGATGAAGTTCTCATCATTTATTTACCAAGTTCGTTCTTGGCTACCATCTCCATCAAGAACATTTGGATAACTTAGTTGAAGGTAAAAGAATATTAGAAATTATGTGGAAATTTTTGCATGCTctgtagattttttttgtttagATATGGGAAATCTCCTTTTCCAAGAATTGTGCAACTAAGCAGATCAGCGACCTATAAGTCTGTTTAACTGTCGTGTTGCACTGCATTGAAAGTTGCTGTTTGACTTGTCTGTTGCCGATTAAACCAGGAAAAGAAGAGCTAATATAGAACCTGGAGTTGGAAGATGGGTTTCATATTTGAATAGAGAGAGAAAACTAGATAATTTGGTTGGCCAGAAACCAGTTGCACCTGTTGCTCCAAAAGGATTATACCTTTACGGGAATGTTGGAAGTGGTAAGCTAATGAATTATGTCTTAACAGTATCTACATACAGTAGTAACTAAATACTTCACTTGGTTCATTACGCTGTTCTTTCAAAATAGTCATGTGCTGTTTGTGATGATACATTTGTTTAATGATAATGAGATGATGATAATATTATCTAGCTATCTGCAATTATTATGCTAACTTTAGGGAGCaacttgtaacacaggcaagacaATGTTGATGGACATGTTTTATGGGGCCACAGAAGGTGTCATCAAACACAGGAGGAGGTTTCACTTTCATGAGGTAAATTATGCAAAACTCATGTACGTGTGGCTTGGCAAGCTGAGAAAACAGAGTGTATGTGTGGCTTGACAAGAGTTCTGTTAATTAACTTGTTGACTATCATATTTCAGTCAGGATCCTGTTGTCTAGCATTTGAATAAAATTGAATTACACCTTCTCATGCAGGCTATGCTTGAAATACACGACCATATGCATGATGTGTGGAAGAGACGTGATGATGGCAAGTCTATGGAATCAAGTGCTTTCAGTTGGATATCAGGCCTCCCTTTTGATGCAAAAATTAAGGAATGGCTGATCGGGGAGGAAAAGTATAAACAAGATAAACATCAAAAACATATCCTGCTAGCTGTCGCTGACAAGTTCCTTGTCGATAGACAAGCAAATAAATGTGGTGCAAGCATTCTATGCTTTGACGAGATACAGGTACATGTAATTAACACTTCTATGGTGTGCATTTCCAACTTATTGGAGGAAACTGCCATTTCTATATCACACTTGACATCATGCTTATCAGATTACTGCCGTAGTTTATTAATCCAATGCGATTACATCAAGTATAGTTTTGTAGGAAATTGTTCTGAAATTTATTTTCCCTATTCAGCTCATGCCTTCAATAGTTATTACCGTATACAGTACATTTGTAAAAAAAAAGTGACAGTTAATATTATTGATAGTAAATTGGATTAGACACAGGTACGCACATGACTTAGCATAATTTTAACTTAACTTCTGAGTAAGATTCCATGAGGCTAATACAGCTGACAGACAATGTCAACCTTGTGCCTTAATGTGAGATATGCACTTAAAAAAAAACTCTTATAAACACCTCGTGCTACTTCACTCTGTCTACCATGGTATGCTTGCTGTTACTAAGAAATATTTAGCTGTCACTGTAAAAGTGTAAATACAATAAACTCTGCAGCCTATAGTTTTGAAATGTACTAAGAAACTGCATCTGTGCAGACTATTGATGTATTCGCTATTGTTGCCCTGTCTGGTATTCTCAGCAGACTATTAAGCACTGGGACTGTGCTTGTTGCTACCAGCAATAAAGCACCGGAAGATCTGAATCAGGTACACCCTTTTGTGAttatttctcttttctttcttttttaaaTATAATAAACACTTACATTTCACCAAAAGAAGATCGGAGTGAAAGGCATAACCACATTCTGACCTGCTGGGAATATTCATTTTGAAGTACACTACCTAGAAGGCTAGAACTTTGTTCCCACAAACAGGAACGACTTCTCACCATTTGAACATACAATTTGAAAGAAGCTAAAGTGGTAAAACACCAGGTTGCTATCATGTTATGGATGAATAACAATGTGGAGAATGTGTAGGGGAGCTAAACTAGAGCTTATTGCTCTTTTTCCTTATCCTAGATACAGAAAATTCATTGAAAAAGGATACATGGCTAATGGCTGTGGACTACTTATTTGCACCTGGGTTTCTTGTAGTTTAACTATTCAGAAGCACATCATCCATCTACAAGAAATGACAAGAGACTTTCTGAAGCTTAGTTTTTTGTCTTCCGGATTTTTTATATGACATAAGAATGACAGCATACATTATTACCTGAATTGATAATAGGTACCTTTGAGTTAAAATAACTCTGTACTTGTTTTGATCTTTTCACCCTTCTCCGTTGGTTTTGTAGGATGGGATGCAACGAGAAATCTTCCTTGAGTTATTATCTAAGCTAGACGAGACCTGCAATAAGATTCTTGTTGGAACTGAAACGGATTATCGCCGCCTTATTCCAACAGA
The Aegilops tauschii subsp. strangulata cultivar AL8/78 chromosome 3, Aet v6.0, whole genome shotgun sequence genome window above contains:
- the LOC109738254 gene encoding uncharacterized protein isoform X2, translating into MWDSTRENERRRLLLEEAEDKQHDGVWIDEKRGFLDKLISRKRRANIEPGVGRWVSYLNRERKLDNLVGQKPVAPVAPKGLYLYGNVGSGKTMLMDMFYGATEGVIKHRRRFHFHEAMLEIHDHMHDVWKRRDDGKSMESSAFSWISGLPFDAKIKEWLIGEEKYKQDKHQKHILLAVADKFLVDRQANKCGASILCFDEIQTIDVFAIVALSGILSRLLSTGTVLVATSNKAPEDLNQDGMQREIFLELLSKLDETCNKILVGTETDYRRLIPTDGSTQIHYYWPTNPDTRSMFEAMWHDITNQTGGNITAVTIPVMFGRSIEIPQSCSGVARFDFEYLCGRPVGAADYIAIARNYHTIFISDLPAMSMKIRDKARRFITLIDEMYNHHCRLICLATLPIDNLFQGTEEGPLFDLESFQFETEAEGSKLRRDVSAEGNVGAGPSTRGLVSMLSGQEEMFAFQRAISRLVEMQTPLYLERVQHVHSSALQQQQGTPVLAKQSTVSQSAPL
- the LOC109738254 gene encoding uncharacterized protein isoform X1, giving the protein MLLRLRVGVTRRSAALLAAAPRADPPARPPLPLPRRLHDAADHRPKPGGPLTLYRDLVSQGKLRHDVYQENVASELDSLLGRLERYEMEMEDYHTKLSMWDSTRENERRRLLLEEAEDKQHDGVWIDEKRGFLDKLISRKRRANIEPGVGRWVSYLNRERKLDNLVGQKPVAPVAPKGLYLYGNVGSGKTMLMDMFYGATEGVIKHRRRFHFHEAMLEIHDHMHDVWKRRDDGKSMESSAFSWISGLPFDAKIKEWLIGEEKYKQDKHQKHILLAVADKFLVDRQANKCGASILCFDEIQTIDVFAIVALSGILSRLLSTGTVLVATSNKAPEDLNQDGMQREIFLELLSKLDETCNKILVGTETDYRRLIPTDGSTQIHYYWPTNPDTRSMFEAMWHDITNQTGGNITAVTIPVMFGRSIEIPQSCSGVARFDFEYLCGRPVGAADYIAIARNYHTIFISDLPAMSMKIRDKARRFITLIDEMYNHHCRLICLATLPIDNLFQGTEEGPLFDLESFQFETEAEGSKLRRDVSAEGNVGAGPSTRGLVSMLSGQEEMFAFQRAISRLVEMQTPLYLERVQHVHSSALQQQQGTPVLAKQSTVSQSAPL